One stretch of Pedobacter riviphilus DNA includes these proteins:
- the fabG gene encoding 3-oxoacyl-[acyl-carrier-protein] reductase translates to MKLLEGKTALITGASKGIGRKIAEKFAEQGANVAFTYLSSVEKGEALEQELQSFGTKVKGYRSDASKFAEAEQLINDIVAEFGTIDIVVNNAGITKDGLLMRMSEENWDDVININLKSIFNVTKAASKVMMKARKGVFINMSSVVGITGNAGQANYAASKAGIIGFTKSVAKELGSRNIRANVVAPGFIRTEMTDVLDPKVVEGWEKDIPLKRAGETEDIANVCVFLASDMSAYVTGQTLSVCGGML, encoded by the coding sequence ATGAAATTATTAGAAGGAAAAACAGCATTAATTACAGGCGCATCAAAAGGAATCGGCCGTAAAATAGCTGAAAAATTTGCCGAACAGGGCGCTAATGTAGCTTTTACATATTTATCATCAGTAGAAAAAGGTGAAGCTTTAGAACAGGAGTTACAAAGCTTCGGAACAAAGGTAAAAGGTTATCGTTCTGATGCTTCTAAATTTGCTGAAGCTGAACAATTGATCAATGATATCGTAGCTGAGTTTGGTACTATAGATATTGTGGTTAACAATGCCGGTATTACCAAAGATGGTTTGTTAATGCGTATGAGCGAAGAGAACTGGGATGATGTAATCAATATTAACTTAAAATCGATCTTTAACGTAACCAAAGCGGCTTCTAAAGTGATGATGAAAGCGCGTAAAGGTGTTTTTATCAACATGAGCTCGGTCGTGGGCATTACTGGTAATGCAGGTCAGGCAAATTACGCGGCTTCTAAAGCAGGTATTATTGGTTTTACCAAATCAGTAGCTAAAGAATTAGGTTCGAGGAATATCCGTGCCAATGTGGTTGCACCAGGCTTTATCCGCACCGAAATGACCGATGTTTTGGACCCTAAAGTTGTTGAAGGCTGGGAAAAAGACATTCCATTAAAGCGTGCTGGTGAGACTGAAGATATTGCCAATGTTTGCGTGTTCTTGGCATCAGATATGAGCGCTTATGTAACTGGTCAAACTTTATCTGTTTGCGGCGGAATGCTGTAG
- a CDS encoding GIY-YIG nuclease family protein, with amino-acid sequence MARVHNYFVYILECAEKSYYVGVTNDLEARLSQHNDGENVFAYTFARRPLLLRYYQRFDQIEDAIDFEKQVKGWSRKKKEALFEEDWSEIVRLSNYKNK; translated from the coding sequence ATGGCAAGAGTTCATAACTATTTTGTCTATATCCTGGAATGCGCTGAAAAAAGTTATTATGTAGGAGTAACAAATGATTTAGAGGCTCGACTTTCTCAGCATAATGATGGTGAAAATGTTTTTGCTTATACTTTTGCAAGACGACCTCTTCTATTAAGGTATTATCAAAGATTTGATCAAATAGAAGATGCAATAGATTTTGAAAAGCAGGTTAAGGGCTGGAGTAGAAAGAAAAAAGAAGCTTTATTCGAAGAAGATTGGAGTGAAATTGTAAGATTATCAAACTATAAAAATAAATAA
- a CDS encoding agmatine deiminase family protein, translating into MSNFPPRKDLNINQFDYSPKKQGYAFPAEWTKHEATWLSWPHKEASWPDKIETIYKPYCQFIKVVAEGEKVRINVKDEEMKAFAVSELTKVDADLSQIEFYFNETNDAWCRDHGPAFVLKGNEKAVVDWGYNAWGGKYPPFDLDDVIPTKIAKHFDLPLFTPDIVMEGGSVEFNGAGTVLTTTACLLNENRNPHLTKEQIEQYLLEYYGQDQVLWLGDGIVGDDTDGHIDDITRFVNEDTVLTVIESNPLDENYILLQENLETLKAMKLKDGRPLNIVELPMPSPVIYEDTRLPASYANFYIANAAVIVPIFDDVNDQKALDIIQGCFPDRKVIGINSVDIIWGLGSFHCLSQQEPAV; encoded by the coding sequence ATGTCAAACTTTCCTCCAAGAAAAGATTTAAATATCAATCAATTTGATTATTCGCCGAAGAAGCAAGGTTATGCTTTCCCTGCCGAGTGGACTAAACATGAGGCAACTTGGTTAAGCTGGCCGCATAAAGAAGCTTCTTGGCCAGATAAAATCGAAACCATTTACAAACCATATTGCCAGTTCATCAAGGTAGTTGCCGAAGGTGAAAAAGTGCGCATAAATGTGAAAGATGAAGAAATGAAAGCTTTTGCGGTTTCTGAATTAACAAAAGTGGATGCGGATTTAAGCCAGATCGAATTTTATTTTAATGAAACAAACGATGCCTGGTGCCGCGACCATGGTCCAGCATTTGTGCTGAAAGGAAATGAAAAGGCTGTTGTAGATTGGGGATATAACGCTTGGGGTGGAAAATATCCTCCGTTTGACCTGGATGATGTGATTCCGACAAAAATTGCCAAACATTTCGATTTACCTTTGTTTACGCCCGATATCGTAATGGAAGGAGGTTCAGTAGAGTTTAATGGTGCCGGAACGGTTTTAACCACTACGGCCTGTTTATTGAACGAAAACCGTAATCCGCATTTAACCAAAGAACAGATTGAGCAATATTTGCTTGAATATTATGGCCAAGATCAGGTATTATGGTTGGGAGATGGTATTGTTGGCGACGATACCGACGGTCATATTGATGATATTACGCGTTTTGTAAACGAGGATACGGTTTTAACTGTCATAGAAAGCAATCCGCTGGATGAAAATTATATCTTGTTACAGGAAAATTTGGAGACTTTAAAGGCGATGAAACTGAAAGACGGCAGACCGTTAAATATTGTAGAGTTGCCGATGCCTTCTCCAGTGATCTATGAAGATACCCGCCTCCCTGCATCTTATGCAAACTTTTACATCGCTAATGCAGCGGTAATTGTGCCAATTTTTGATGATGTAAACGACCAGAAGGCCTTAGATATTATTCAAGGTTGTTTCCCTGACCGAAAAGTGATCGGAATCAATTCGGTTGATATTATCTGGGGATTGGGAAGTTTCCATTGTTTAAGTCAGCAGGAACCTGCGGTTTAA
- a CDS encoding carbon-nitrogen hydrolase: MKKVKVGLVQMSCTKDKQENLDKAIAKVREAAAKGAQIVCLQELFTSLYFCDVEDYDNFDLAEAIPGPSTDALQVVAKELGVVIIASLFEKRAEGLYHNTTAVLDADGSYLGKYRKMHIPDDPAFYEKFYFTPGDLGYKVFQTKFAKIGILICWDQWYPEASRITALMGADIMFYPTAIGWATDQDEETNQDQYNAWQTIQRSHAVANGVPVVSVNRVGFEQNGAMKFWGGSFATNAQGKILYLGSHDQEETEVVELDLSESDFFRKHWPFLRDRRIDSYQPITKRYIDGD; encoded by the coding sequence ATGAAGAAAGTAAAAGTTGGCTTAGTGCAAATGAGTTGTACTAAAGATAAACAAGAGAATTTAGATAAAGCGATTGCTAAAGTAAGGGAAGCCGCTGCAAAAGGTGCACAGATTGTGTGTTTACAAGAGCTTTTTACTTCTTTGTATTTCTGCGATGTTGAAGATTACGACAATTTCGATTTAGCTGAAGCTATTCCAGGGCCATCTACTGATGCTTTGCAAGTGGTAGCCAAAGAATTGGGTGTGGTAATTATTGCTTCTTTGTTTGAGAAACGTGCTGAAGGTTTGTATCACAATACCACAGCTGTTTTAGATGCTGATGGTTCGTATTTAGGTAAATACCGTAAAATGCATATTCCTGATGATCCTGCTTTTTACGAAAAATTTTACTTCACGCCAGGCGATTTAGGCTACAAGGTATTCCAAACCAAGTTTGCTAAAATTGGTATCCTGATCTGTTGGGATCAATGGTATCCTGAAGCTTCACGTATTACGGCCTTAATGGGTGCAGATATCATGTTTTATCCAACTGCAATTGGCTGGGCTACCGATCAGGATGAAGAAACCAATCAAGATCAATACAATGCTTGGCAAACCATCCAACGTTCGCATGCAGTTGCAAACGGTGTGCCTGTAGTAAGTGTAAACCGTGTAGGTTTTGAGCAGAATGGTGCCATGAAATTCTGGGGCGGCAGTTTCGCTACCAATGCACAGGGCAAAATACTTTATTTAGGTTCTCACGATCAGGAAGAAACTGAGGTAGTTGAGCTGGATTTATCAGAATCTGATTTCTTCCGTAAACATTGGCCTTTTTTAAGAGACAGAAGAATTGATTCTTACCAGCCAATTACGAAAAGATATATTGACGGGGATTAA
- a CDS encoding SPFH domain-containing protein, with the protein MEALISNYWWVLVALLCVVLYKYILRFLFGMVIVPEDRIGLITKKFVLFGSDRELPDGRIIAIKGEAGFQGKTLAPGLYFGMWFWQYSVTMEQFTIIPEGKIGLIMAKDGAEIPTGNILGQKVESDNFQDAVKFLENGGQRGRQTSYITSGSYRINTMLFQVSVTDMIRIQESMVGIVTTLDGLPIEANQIAGKLVEGHNNFQDFDAFIKMGGNRGLQPQVILAGSYNLNPWAIQLEEIPMTEIAIGYVGVVISFIGKEGDDLTGVDFKHGNIVAKGSKGVWLEPLGPGKYPINKYIMKVELVPTTNLVLNWASARSEAHNLDKNLSTITVRSRDGFPFNLDVAQIIHVPTTEAPKVIARFGNMVNLVSQVLEPTIGNYFRNSAQGSDVIAFLSTRKERQESAKEHIRKVLDEYNVNAVDTLIGDIVPPESLMKTLTDRKIAEEQKVTYETQKQAQETRQGMEKETAIADMQKDIVKAQQSVEIAERTASATVKKSEGDAAGVKLAVGAEAEATKMRAHAEAEATKARAQADSEAIKLRASAEAEQISLTGSAEAGKILAVGKSTAEAYELAVKALGGENFTRYKITEELSKGNVKLIPDVLIGGNGGNHGGSAMDGLLGLKLMELMDPEKRKEVVAVAEIVETKAKPKKDNINP; encoded by the coding sequence ATGGAAGCGCTCATTTCTAATTATTGGTGGGTTTTAGTGGCACTGCTGTGCGTGGTTTTATACAAATATATTTTACGTTTCTTATTCGGGATGGTGATTGTACCCGAAGATAGAATTGGGTTGATTACCAAAAAATTCGTGCTCTTTGGCTCCGACCGGGAGCTGCCCGATGGACGGATTATCGCCATAAAAGGCGAAGCTGGTTTCCAAGGAAAAACACTGGCGCCAGGCTTGTATTTCGGGATGTGGTTCTGGCAGTACAGTGTAACCATGGAGCAGTTTACCATTATTCCGGAAGGTAAAATCGGGCTGATTATGGCCAAAGACGGGGCGGAGATCCCAACGGGGAATATCCTCGGACAAAAAGTGGAGTCTGATAACTTTCAGGATGCCGTGAAATTCCTCGAAAATGGTGGTCAGAGAGGCCGGCAAACCTCTTATATTACCTCAGGTTCCTATCGTATCAATACCATGCTGTTTCAGGTATCGGTTACCGATATGATCCGCATTCAGGAAAGTATGGTGGGCATTGTAACCACATTGGACGGTTTACCAATCGAAGCCAACCAGATTGCGGGTAAACTGGTAGAAGGACATAACAACTTTCAGGATTTTGATGCTTTTATCAAAATGGGCGGAAACCGCGGTTTGCAGCCGCAGGTAATTTTGGCCGGTTCTTATAACCTCAATCCCTGGGCCATTCAGTTAGAAGAAATTCCCATGACCGAAATTGCCATTGGTTATGTAGGGGTGGTGATTTCATTCATTGGTAAAGAGGGCGATGATTTAACTGGTGTTGATTTTAAACATGGAAATATTGTGGCCAAAGGATCGAAAGGTGTTTGGCTGGAACCACTTGGCCCGGGTAAATACCCAATTAATAAATACATTATGAAGGTAGAACTGGTGCCTACAACCAATTTGGTATTGAACTGGGCATCGGCACGTAGCGAAGCACATAATCTGGATAAAAACCTATCCACCATTACTGTGCGTTCGAGAGATGGTTTCCCGTTCAATTTAGATGTGGCACAGATTATCCACGTGCCTACTACCGAAGCACCTAAAGTAATTGCCCGTTTTGGTAATATGGTGAATCTGGTTTCGCAGGTTTTGGAACCTACAATCGGTAACTATTTCCGTAACTCGGCACAGGGAAGTGATGTGATTGCTTTCTTGAGTACCCGTAAAGAGCGTCAGGAATCGGCAAAAGAGCATATCCGCAAAGTGCTTGACGAATATAACGTAAATGCTGTTGATACGCTGATTGGTGACATTGTTCCACCTGAATCGTTAATGAAAACTTTAACCGACCGTAAAATTGCGGAAGAGCAAAAGGTTACTTACGAAACTCAAAAACAGGCCCAAGAAACACGTCAGGGGATGGAGAAAGAAACTGCGATTGCAGATATGCAAAAAGATATTGTGAAAGCACAACAAAGTGTAGAGATTGCCGAACGTACTGCAAGTGCAACGGTAAAAAAATCGGAAGGTGATGCAGCTGGTGTAAAATTAGCCGTGGGAGCAGAGGCTGAGGCTACTAAAATGAGGGCCCATGCAGAGGCAGAAGCTACCAAAGCAAGAGCACAGGCCGATTCTGAAGCGATTAAACTCCGCGCATCTGCAGAAGCAGAGCAGATTTCGTTAACTGGTAGTGCCGAAGCAGGTAAAATTTTAGCGGTGGGTAAATCAACTGCCGAAGCTTACGAACTTGCTGTGAAAGCTTTGGGCGGCGAAAACTTTACCCGTTACAAAATTACCGAAGAGTTATCAAAAGGTAATGTGAAACTGATCCCTGATGTGCTGATTGGTGGCAATGGTGGTAATCATGGCGGCTCTGCCATGGATGGCCTACTTGGACTGAAATTGATGGAGTTAATGGATCCAGAAAAACGCAAAGAAGTAGTAGCCGTTGCAGAAATTGTAGAAACAAAAGCAAAACCTAAAAAGGATAATATCAACCCTTAA
- a CDS encoding cysteine-rich CWC family protein, whose amino-acid sequence MTIEQMNGILKHSKHEIIPCERCGTAIECKANSYTKCQCSVVQLSINEVQYISELYDGCLCAKCLFELQQEYREEIGV is encoded by the coding sequence ATGACCATTGAACAAATGAACGGAATTTTAAAACATAGCAAACACGAAATCATTCCCTGCGAAAGATGCGGAACTGCTATAGAGTGCAAGGCAAATTCATATACCAAATGTCAGTGCAGTGTGGTGCAACTCAGCATTAACGAAGTACAATACATCTCCGAACTGTACGATGGTTGTCTCTGCGCCAAATGCCTGTTCGAACTGCAGCAGGAATATAGAGAAGAAATAGGCGTGTAA
- a CDS encoding ribonucleoside-diphosphate reductase subunit alpha: protein MFVLKRDGRKEAVQFDKITARIQKLCYGLNSDLVDPIDVAKKVIEGLYDGVTTSELDNLAAETAASLTTKHPDYALLASRIAVSNLHKNTTKSFSGTMKMLYEYFDPKAQKEAPLIADDVYEIIEKNKDILDSSIIYDRDFGFDYFGFKTLEKSYLLKVNGQIVERPQHLFMRVSVGIHKEDIESAIKTYNLMSERWFTHATPTLFNAATPKPQMSSCFLLTMQDDSIEGIYDTLKQTAKISQSAGGIGLSIHNIRATGSYIGGTNGTSNGIIPMLRVFNDTARYVDQGGGKRKGAFAIYLEPWHADVFEFLDLRKNHGKEEMRARDLFYALWINDLFMQRVKDNGDWTLFCPHEAPGLADCFGKEFEELYTKYETEGRGRKTIKAQELWFAILDSQIETGTPYMLFKDAANSKSNQQNLGTIKSSNLCTEIIEYTSKDEVAVCNLASLALPRFVINGQFDHQKLYDVTYQATLNLNKIIDHNYYPVQEAENSNMRHRPVGLGVQGLADAFILLRLPFESDEAKRLNKDIFETIYFASMTASHDLAVKHGPYQTFKGSPLSKGKFQFDLWNVTPDSGRWDWDALRKKVVKDGVYNSLLVAPMPTASTSQILGNNECFEPYTSNIYTRRVLSGEFVVVNKHLLKDLVALGLWNNDMKNQIILANGSIQAIDTIPDYIKELYKTVWEIKMRNIIDMAADRGAYICQSQSLNLFVNAPNTSKLTSMHFYAWEKGLKTGMYYLRTQAASQAVKFTVENQGGKAIEAVIPAEIPQDQVAEEIVDGPVCSMEEGCISCSG, encoded by the coding sequence ATGTTCGTACTAAAAAGAGATGGCCGCAAAGAAGCGGTGCAATTTGACAAAATCACAGCTCGTATTCAAAAGTTGTGCTATGGTTTAAATTCAGATCTGGTAGATCCAATCGATGTAGCCAAAAAGGTTATCGAAGGTTTATATGATGGTGTAACCACGTCGGAGTTGGATAACCTTGCCGCAGAAACTGCAGCATCGTTAACAACGAAGCACCCCGATTATGCTTTGCTGGCATCACGTATAGCGGTTTCGAACTTGCATAAAAATACTACTAAATCATTCTCGGGTACGATGAAAATGTTGTACGAATATTTCGACCCGAAAGCACAGAAAGAGGCTCCTCTTATTGCTGATGATGTTTATGAGATCATAGAAAAAAACAAGGATATTTTAGATAGTTCTATTATTTACGACCGCGATTTCGGCTTCGATTATTTTGGTTTCAAAACTTTAGAAAAATCTTACCTTTTAAAAGTTAACGGTCAGATTGTAGAGCGCCCTCAACATTTGTTTATGCGTGTTTCTGTAGGTATCCACAAAGAAGATATCGAGAGTGCCATTAAAACTTATAACTTAATGAGCGAGCGTTGGTTTACACACGCTACGCCAACTTTGTTTAATGCAGCCACACCAAAACCTCAAATGTCATCATGTTTCTTGTTAACCATGCAAGATGATAGCATCGAAGGTATTTACGATACTTTAAAGCAAACAGCTAAAATTTCGCAAAGTGCTGGTGGTATTGGTCTAAGCATCCACAATATCCGCGCAACAGGATCGTACATTGGTGGAACAAACGGTACAAGTAACGGTATCATCCCAATGTTACGCGTATTTAATGATACTGCGCGTTATGTAGATCAGGGTGGAGGTAAACGTAAAGGTGCTTTTGCCATCTATTTAGAGCCTTGGCATGCAGATGTTTTCGAATTCTTAGATCTTCGTAAAAACCATGGTAAAGAAGAAATGCGTGCGCGTGATTTGTTTTATGCCCTTTGGATTAACGATTTATTTATGCAACGTGTTAAAGATAATGGCGATTGGACCTTATTCTGCCCGCACGAAGCACCAGGTTTGGCAGATTGTTTCGGAAAAGAATTCGAAGAACTTTACACTAAATACGAAACAGAAGGCCGTGGCCGTAAAACCATTAAAGCGCAAGAACTTTGGTTTGCCATTTTAGATTCGCAAATCGAAACCGGTACACCTTACATGTTGTTTAAAGATGCAGCGAACAGCAAATCTAACCAACAGAACTTAGGTACCATCAAGAGCTCTAACTTATGTACCGAAATTATAGAGTATACCTCAAAAGATGAAGTTGCGGTTTGTAACTTAGCTTCATTGGCATTGCCTCGTTTCGTAATTAATGGACAATTTGATCACCAAAAATTATACGATGTAACCTATCAGGCTACTTTAAACCTGAACAAAATCATCGATCATAACTATTACCCTGTTCAGGAAGCTGAAAACTCTAACATGCGCCATCGTCCCGTTGGTTTAGGAGTGCAAGGTTTGGCTGATGCCTTTATCTTATTGCGTTTACCTTTTGAAAGTGATGAGGCTAAACGTTTAAATAAAGACATTTTCGAGACGATTTATTTCGCTTCGATGACAGCTTCGCATGATTTAGCTGTGAAACATGGTCCTTACCAAACCTTTAAAGGTTCTCCTTTATCAAAAGGTAAATTCCAGTTCGATTTATGGAATGTTACGCCAGATAGCGGCCGTTGGGACTGGGATGCATTACGTAAAAAAGTAGTTAAAGATGGTGTGTACAACTCATTACTCGTTGCACCAATGCCAACTGCATCTACTTCTCAGATTTTAGGTAATAACGAATGTTTTGAGCCATATACTTCTAACATTTACACCCGCCGCGTACTAAGTGGAGAGTTTGTAGTGGTAAACAAACACTTATTGAAAGATTTGGTTGCATTGGGTTTATGGAACAACGATATGAAAAACCAGATTATATTGGCTAACGGTTCTATCCAGGCTATTGATACCATTCCAGATTATATTAAAGAATTGTACAAAACCGTTTGGGAGATCAAGATGCGTAATATCATCGATATGGCTGCCGATCGTGGTGCGTATATCTGCCAATCACAATCGTTAAACTTGTTCGTAAACGCACCAAATACATCAAAATTAACTTCAATGCACTTCTATGCATGGGAAAAAGGTTTAAAAACCGGTATGTATTATCTGCGTACACAAGCAGCTTCTCAGGCCGTTAAATTTACGGTAGAGAACCAGGGCGGTAAAGCAATTGAAGCCGTTATCCCAGCTGAAATTCCACAAGATCAGGTTGCAGAAGAAATCGTTGACGGACCAGTTTGTTCGATGGAAGAAGGCTGTATCAGCTGCTCGGGTTAA
- a CDS encoding ribonucleoside-diphosphate reductase small subunit, producing MEQELLLQENKDRFVLLPIKYPAIWEMYKKTEASFWTAEEIDLSDDQKHWDNLNDGERHFISHILAFFSASDGIVNENLAVNFMSEVQLPEARCFYGFQIMMENIHAETYALLIDTYIKDPEEKDRLFHAIDTVPAVKRKAEWALRWIENGTFAERLVAFAAVEGIFFSGSFCSIFWLKKRGLMPGLTFSNELISRDEGSHCEFACLLYSMLSNKLSEEQVHSIISDAVEIEKEFITDALPVALIGMNAKLMSQYIEFVADRWLQELGYKKIYNATNPFDFMEMISLQGKTNFFEKRVGDYQKSGVLTAADNNKQAFSLDEDF from the coding sequence ATGGAACAGGAATTATTACTACAAGAAAACAAAGATAGATTTGTGCTTTTGCCGATTAAATACCCGGCAATTTGGGAAATGTATAAAAAGACCGAAGCTAGTTTTTGGACAGCAGAAGAGATTGATCTTTCTGACGATCAGAAACACTGGGACAATTTAAATGATGGCGAAAGGCATTTTATTTCGCACATCCTTGCTTTCTTTTCTGCTAGTGATGGTATCGTGAACGAGAATCTTGCGGTAAACTTCATGAGCGAAGTTCAATTGCCGGAAGCACGTTGTTTTTATGGTTTCCAGATTATGATGGAAAACATTCATGCCGAAACCTACGCCCTGTTAATCGATACTTATATTAAAGATCCTGAAGAAAAAGACCGTTTGTTCCATGCTATCGATACCGTACCGGCGGTAAAAAGGAAAGCAGAATGGGCTTTACGCTGGATTGAAAACGGAACTTTTGCCGAGCGTTTAGTGGCATTTGCTGCGGTTGAAGGTATTTTCTTCAGCGGAAGTTTCTGCTCTATCTTTTGGTTAAAGAAACGTGGCTTGATGCCTGGATTAACTTTCAGTAATGAGTTAATCTCGAGAGATGAAGGTTCTCACTGTGAATTTGCCTGCTTGTTGTACAGCATGTTGAGCAATAAACTAAGCGAAGAACAGGTTCATTCGATCATCAGCGATGCGGTAGAAATTGAAAAAGAATTTATTACTGATGCCTTGCCAGTTGCACTGATTGGTATGAATGCAAAATTAATGAGTCAATATATCGAGTTTGTAGCCGATAGATGGTTACAGGAGTTGGGTTACAAAAAAATCTACAATGCAACCAATCCATTCGATTTTATGGAAATGATTTCGTTGCAGGGTAAAACCAACTTCTTCGAGAAACGTGTGGGCGATTATCAGAAAAGTGGTGTATTAACCGCTGCTGATAATAACAAACAGGCGTTTTCTTTAGACGAAGACTTTTAA
- a CDS encoding septal ring lytic transglycosylase RlpA family protein yields the protein MKYLLLLSFCFLFLQGKAQDSDSSNEPDSIKKTVLATYYHRKFEGRRTTSGAKYRAKKLTAAHRTLPFGTMVTVTNPDNGKSVVVKVNDRGPFSKRLAIDLSERAAKQIGIFRKGIAKVKLSYTVE from the coding sequence ATGAAGTATCTGCTGTTATTAAGTTTTTGTTTCCTGTTTTTACAAGGTAAAGCACAAGATTCTGATTCATCAAACGAACCAGATAGCATCAAAAAAACAGTTCTCGCCACTTATTATCACAGAAAATTTGAAGGCCGCCGAACCACCAGCGGCGCCAAATACCGGGCAAAAAAACTAACAGCTGCCCATCGTACCCTGCCATTCGGCACCATGGTTACAGTAACCAATCCAGATAACGGAAAATCGGTAGTAGTAAAGGTAAATGACCGTGGTCCTTTTTCTAAAAGACTGGCCATAGATCTGTCTGAACGTGCTGCAAAACAGATCGGTATCTTTCGCAAAGGCATTGCCAAAGTGAAACTCAGTTACACGGTTGAGTAA
- a CDS encoding arylsulfatase encodes MKHKLLLFALSLFAFCTAFAQKAVKKANRPKPNIVYILADDMGYGELGCYGQEKIETPNLDALAKRGMRFTQHYAYPVCAPSRYILMTGQNSGKAFIRGNHEWGERGPVWDFKAMEENPYLEGQYPIPDSTVTLAEVLKSAGYTTGMVGKWGLGAPFTAGFPTQQGFDYFYGYICQRQDHTYYSGHLWENENRVPLDNKIQAPTVTFPKDLDSQDEKNYEKYAQKDYGPDFLIKAALKFIDKNATKPFFLYYPTPLPHVSLQAPKDLVAYYHQKFGDEKPFLGDGSYFPCRYPRATYAAMITLLDRQVGELIKELKAKGVYDNTIILFSADNGVAFNAGVDPVFFNSAGPFKGGYGWGKGFVHEGGIREPFIVSWPGKVKPGSTSNLIASTMDMMPTFCDLLGLNTPREVDGISILPTLLGQPQKNTHPYLYFEYPEYGGQQAIRLGNWKGVRLNMLKGNAKWALYNLESDIKEENDLAEKHPDIVEKMIKISKQEHRTPALSNFLIPVLEQEMK; translated from the coding sequence ATGAAACATAAACTCTTGCTTTTCGCCCTGAGCTTATTTGCTTTTTGCACAGCCTTTGCCCAAAAAGCGGTAAAAAAAGCTAATCGGCCCAAACCAAACATCGTTTATATCCTAGCCGATGATATGGGCTACGGTGAGTTGGGTTGTTATGGGCAGGAGAAAATTGAAACGCCTAATCTGGATGCTTTGGCCAAACGCGGTATGCGCTTTACTCAGCACTATGCCTATCCGGTGTGTGCGCCCTCACGCTATATTTTAATGACGGGGCAAAATTCCGGAAAAGCCTTTATACGTGGGAACCACGAGTGGGGCGAACGCGGACCTGTGTGGGATTTTAAAGCCATGGAAGAAAACCCTTACCTGGAAGGGCAGTATCCAATACCCGATTCGACAGTTACCTTAGCCGAAGTGTTAAAAAGTGCAGGTTATACTACGGGTATGGTAGGCAAGTGGGGCTTAGGCGCACCCTTTACTGCTGGTTTCCCAACGCAACAAGGCTTTGATTATTTTTATGGCTATATCTGCCAGCGGCAAGATCATACCTATTATAGTGGTCACCTGTGGGAAAACGAAAACAGGGTTCCTTTAGATAACAAAATTCAGGCACCAACAGTTACTTTTCCTAAAGATTTGGACAGTCAGGATGAGAAAAATTATGAGAAATATGCACAGAAAGATTATGGCCCAGATTTTTTGATCAAGGCAGCATTAAAATTTATTGATAAAAATGCAACCAAGCCATTTTTCCTGTATTATCCAACGCCATTACCGCATGTTTCCTTGCAGGCACCGAAAGACCTGGTCGCTTATTACCATCAGAAATTTGGTGATGAAAAACCCTTTCTGGGCGATGGATCTTATTTTCCTTGCCGTTACCCGCGCGCTACTTATGCAGCTATGATTACCTTGCTTGATAGGCAAGTGGGCGAATTGATTAAGGAGCTGAAGGCAAAAGGGGTATATGACAATACCATCATCCTGTTTTCGGCCGATAATGGTGTAGCTTTTAATGCCGGGGTTGATCCTGTCTTTTTCAACAGTGCAGGTCCGTTTAAAGGCGGTTATGGCTGGGGTAAAGGTTTTGTTCACGAAGGTGGTATCCGCGAACCTTTTATTGTTTCATGGCCCGGAAAAGTGAAGCCCGGTAGTACCAGTAATCTGATTGCTTCCACCATGGATATGATGCCCACCTTTTGCGATCTGCTTGGTTTAAATACGCCCAGAGAGGTTGATGGCATCAGCATTTTGCCTACTTTGCTTGGGCAACCGCAGAAAAATACGCATCCTTATTTGTATTTCGAATACCCTGAGTATGGTGGCCAGCAGGCTATCCGTTTGGGCAACTGGAAAGGAGTACGCCTCAATATGCTTAAAGGCAATGCCAAGTGGGCTTTGTACAATCTGGAGAGCGACATTAAAGAAGAAAACGACCTGGCTGAAAAGCATCCGGATATTGTCGAAAAAATGATTAAAATCAGTAAGCAGGAGCACCGCACCCCAGCTTTATCCAACTTTTTAATTCCGGTTTTAGAGCAGGAAATGAAATAA